The following coding sequences lie in one Monomorium pharaonis isolate MP-MQ-018 chromosome 1, ASM1337386v2, whole genome shotgun sequence genomic window:
- the LOC118647452 gene encoding uncharacterized protein LOC118647452, giving the protein MNYYVPIQQNDGCDKSTLSQPRYTPRILGRRFALTATAYKYLDIGVSVGREPFVEIILGDNKSNQIQLSRDTWVIMIEKRMDIERLLQSTTVTSLWIDNLLIELVKLHNGSVVKFTLNNKALYMKPLTVQFLLNFEDVVNNVYFKLSRDMFVVKEKYNRFVNCLQRNNINNKCDAVKLLDEICVKTSLIDCELMVYASDNIVYDALNNK; this is encoded by the exons atgaactattacgttccgatccAACAGAATGACGGGTGCGATAAatc AACATTATCGCAGCCGCGCTATACTCCTCGCATCCTGGGAAGGCGATTCGCTTTAACCGCCACTGCctacaaatatttggatatcGGAGTCAGTGTGGGACGTGAACCTTTTGTGGAGATAATTCTTGGTGACAACAAAAGCAATCAGATACAGCTGTCACGTGATACCTGGGTAATAATGATCGAGAAACGCATGGATATTGAGCGACTCCTGCAGTCAACCACCGTTACATCGCTGTGGATTGATAATCTTCTTATAGAACTCGTCAAATTACATAACGGGAGTgtcgtaaaatttacattaaataacaaagcCTTGTATATGAAACCTTTGACCGtgcaatttttactaaattttgaaGATGTCGTCAATAATGTATACTTTAAATTGTCGCGGGATATGTTTGtagtgaaagaaaaatataatcgatttGTAAACTGCTTGCAgcgaaataacattaataataagtgCGATGCTGTAAAGCTATTAgatgaaatatgtgtaaaaacttcGCTCATAGATTGCGAACTGATGGTTTATGCAtcagacaatattgtatatgatgctttgaataataaataa
- the LOC118647051 gene encoding uncharacterized protein LOC118647051 has protein sequence MTDILNIEDEPIFDDRIVKIETHTYNPFANTTIFTRYRTKVFLYIEGKLIIKKPVAGSDVTLANNCIAFMFDEIRYELDGVEIDRNRNRIGITSTLKNYVTMSAARSVIARNAGWDPWNPPNGYFNFCVPLNMLLGFCEDYRRVVINPRHELILIRARNDNNCLMGSSELEPKIELLKVQWRMPHVLLNEINKLSMLRALESGRYLSMAFRSWDLYEYPLLQSTTKHSWAIKTATQLEKPRYVVFALQAGRKNNMSENMSRFDHCKLINAKLYLNSECYPYDDLNLDFDKNK, from the exons ATGacggatattttaaatatcgagGACGAGCCGATCTTTGACGATCGCATCGTCAAGATCGAGACTCACACGTACAATCCGTTCGCCAACACGAC GATCTTTACACGTTACCGTacgaaagtttttttatacattgaaggaaaacttataataaagaaaccaGTTGCGGGATCTGATGTGACATTGGCAAATAATTGCATCGCGTTCATGTTCGATGAGATTCGATACGAGCTCGACGGTGTGGAGATTGATCGAAACAGAAACCGAATCGGAATAACCAGCACCCTCAAGAACTATGTAACTATGTCAGCTGCCAGAAGCGTAATCGCGAGAAACGCCGGCTGGGATCCGTGGAATCCTCCGAAcggatactttaatttttgcgtacCGCTCAACATGCTGTTGGGATTTTGTGAAGATTACAGACGCGTGGTGATCAACCCTCGCCATGAGCTGATTttaatacgcgcgcgtaacgATAACAATTGTCTGATGGGAAGTTCAGAATTGGAGCCGAAGATTGAATTACTTAAAGTTCAGTGGCGAATGCCGCATGTGTTACTGAACGAGATAAATAAACTGTCGATGCTGCGTGCGCTAGAAAGCGGGCGATACCTCAGCATGGCATTTCGTTCTTGGGATCTATATGAGTATCCTTTATTGCAAAGCACAACCAAACATTCGTGGGCCATCAAGACCGCTACTCAGCTCGAGAAGCCTCGATACGTCGTTTTCGCTCTGCAGGCTGGTCGGAAGAATAACATGTCTGAAAACATGAGTCGATTCGATCATTGCAAATTAATCAACGCAAAACTCTATTTAAACTCGGAATGTTATCCGTACGATGATTTGAATCtagattttgataaaaataaatga